AATGAGGTGAGAGAGCAGGGGGAAGCAAGGGATTTTGGCATAAAAAAAGTGCTGGAGACAGGCCTTGCCATAGAAGGTGTTTTGGGAGTTGTTGTAATTTGTGATAAACTGATGGGAGCAGCAGGTCAGGTTGAGTTGATTAAAATAGAAAAATAAAAGAACTGGAGTGCAGTTGTGGTGGCGGGAAAAACCATTCACAATAAAAACGACCAGAGACAGGAAGGTCGGGAGAGGATCACGTTCTATTTACGTGTTTTTGATGGTATAAGCACAAGAATCGTTGGTCACCTGGTTGATATATCCACCCGGGGCATGCTGCTGCTCTGCGAGGACCCGGTTGCGGCCGGAGAGGATTACAGGCTTCGCCTCTGTCTGCCGGCAGTTGTATTGGACAGGAGGGAAGTAGTTATTTCCGCAACC
The DNA window shown above is from Desulfomarina profundi and carries:
- a CDS encoding PilZ domain-containing protein → MVAGKTIHNKNDQRQEGRERITFYLRVFDGISTRIVGHLVDISTRGMLLLCEDPVAAGEDYRLRLCLPAVVLDRREVVISATSRWCSREDDSDFFRVGFQIVDSSPEIVKTVELLVEKCGYKVASNSTG